One Bufo gargarizans isolate SCDJY-AF-19 chromosome 4, ASM1485885v1, whole genome shotgun sequence DNA window includes the following coding sequences:
- the PPP1R2 gene encoding protein phosphatase inhibitor 2 — MEAQTHRPVKGILKNKASAATGVRVVSKAELSQDGDDDQSKKSQKWDEMNILATYHPSDKDYGLMKIDEPSTPFNRIVGDDDDDEGAMSDSECNEALTADVLAKKLEAAEGTDPKFLAQEESSEDEDEELTPEEREKKKEFEMKRKHHYNEGMNIKLARQLMAKELVGEDYEDEEDEEMQDITDTEALPDQPQSHEHVL, encoded by the exons ATGGAGGCGCAGACACACAGGCCCGTTAAAGGCATTCTAAAGAACAAGGCCTCGGCGGCCACTGGCGTACGTGTGGTCAGCAAAGCGGAACTGAGCCAGGACGGCGATGACGACCAGAG TAAGAAGTCACAGAAGTGGGATGAGATGAATATTCTGGCTACTTATCATCCTTCTGATAAGGACTATGGCTTAATGAAAATAGATGAACCAAGTACTCCCTTCAATAG AATAGTTGGAGATGATGACGATGATGAAGGAGCCATGAGTGATTCCGAGTGTAATGAAGCACTAACGGCTGATGTCTTGGCAAAAAA GTTGGAAGCGGCAGAAGGAACAGATCCTAAATTCTTGGCACAAGAAGAGAGTAGTGAAGATGAAGATGAGGAGCTGACACCGGAGGAGAGAG AAAAGAAGAAGGAATTTGAGATGAAAAGGAAGCACCATTATAATGAGGGTATGAATATCAAACTGGCCAGGCAATTGATGGCAAAAGAGCTTGTGGGGGAGGACTATGAGgatgaagaagatgaggaaatGCAAGATATAACAGACACGGAAG CTCTCCCTGACCAACCGCAGAGTCATGAACACGTACTATAG